The genomic DNA CTCCAGGAGGAAGCCCAGGGCAGCCGCCGCCGGAAGGAATTCGTCCAGCACGGCCATCTCCGCGGCGGTCAGGTCGACCGGCACGGGGACGGCCAGGAGCTGGGCGGCGCTTCCAGCGCTGGCCTCGCGCAGCAGTCGTTCGTACAGCACGCGCTCGTGCGCGGCATGCTGATCGACAAGCACCAGGCCGTCTGAGGCCTCCGCCAGCAGGTACGTGGCCAGCATCTGACCCACAGGGCGCAGCGGAGGCAGGCGGCCGGCAGGTTGGGGGTAGAGCGGCTGCATCTCGGCCACAGCGCGTGTCCCTGCGCCAGGCGACACAGCCCGGGGGGGCGACCCGGGGCCCGCGTTGGACCACGCCTCCCCCACCACTGCCGGGGGGAGGCCGGACGGGGCTGCCCGTACCGCAGGGGTGGCCCGCAGGCCCTGAGGCTGGCGCAGCGCCTCCCGCACCGCGCGGACGACTGCGGCGAATATGCGGTGCTCGTCGTTGAAGCGGACCTCCAGCTTGCGCGGATGGACGTTCACGTCCACCAGGGATGGATCAAGCCACAAGAAGACGACGGCGGTGGGGAACCGTCCCGCGGGCATCAGCTCGGCGTACCCTTGCACGATCGCCCGGGAGAGCATGCGGCTGTGTACCGGCCGGCAGCCCACGTACAGGTAGTCAACCTGCCGCCCCGGGCGGGCGCGCTCGGGTCGGACCACCCAGCCCCCGACGGCCATCTCCCCTCCCCCACCCCGCAGCGGCAGCATGGCGGCGGCCAGGTCCCGTCCCAGGACCTGAGCCAGCCGCTCCTGCTGGGTGGCGGCGGGGTAGACCAGGATCTCTCGGCCGTCGTGCCGCAGCCGGAAGGTCACCGCGGGAGCGGCCAGAGCCAGGCGCTGCACCGCGTCGGCGATCAGGGCGAACTCTCGCCCTGGCGACTTGAGGAACTTGCGTCGCGCCGGGGTGTTGGCGAAGAGTTCTGTAACCGTGACCACGGTGCCGGGGGCAGTCCCCGCTGCGCTCACGACCGGAGGACGACCTCCGACGACCACCACCCGGGTCCCAAGGTCGGCGGTGGGCGGACGAGTCACCAGCTCCAGCCGGCTGACCGCGGCGATGCTCGGCAGCGCCTCTCCCCGAAAACCGTAGGTGGCCACCCGCTCCAGGTCTGCCACGTGGGCGATCTTGCTGGTGGCAAAGCGCTGCACCGCCAGCGGAGCGTCCTGGGGGTCCATGCCGCAGCCGTCGTCGCTCACGCGGATCAGGCGCAGACCGGCCCCTTCCACCTCCACGGTGACGACCCGCGCCCCGGCATCCAGGCTGTTCTCGACCAGCTCCTTCACCACCGCCGCTGGCCGCTCCACCACCTCCCCCGCGGCGATCCGTTCGGCGACGGCCCGGTCCAGCACACGGATCCGGCTCACTGCAGGCGCTTCTCCCGCAGCCTCTGGGGGCCTCCTCGCGCGGCGCGCACCCGCTCGCGCAGCTCGCTCAGCCGGTTGAGCGCTTCCAGAGGAGTGAGGGTCTCCACGGCCAGGGCCAGCAGCTCCTGCTCCACCGGCGAAGGGACCTCAAGCGGCAGCGGAATTTGCCGCGCGCCCCGCGCCCTCCCGGGCAGGGGCGCAGCCACGCCCTCCGCGCCGGGCCCCACCGCCGCCTCCAGGTGGGCCAGCACGCGCCGCGCCTGCTCGATCACCGGAGGGGGGATGCCGGCCAGGCGGGCCACGTGGATGCCGTAGGATCGGTCGGCCGCCCCCGCCACCACCCGGTGCAGGAAGACCACCTCCTCCCCTTCCTCCCGCACCAGGACGTTGACGTTGTGCACCCGCGGCAGCAGGGCGGCCAGCTCGGTCAGCTCGTGAAAGTGGGTGGCGAAGAGGGTACGGGCGCCGATCTGGTCGTGCAGGTACTGCACTACCGCCCAGGCGATGCTCATCCCATCGTAGGTGCTGGTGCCGCGCCCCACCTCGTCCAGGATGACCAGGCTCGCCCGAGTGGCGTTGTGCAGGATCTGCGCCGTCTCCTGCATCTCCACCAGGAAAGTGCTGCGGCCCAGCGCCGTGTCGTCGGTGGCGCCCACGCGGGTGAAGATGCGGTCGGTGATCCCCACCACCGCCTCCTCCGCGGGGACGAAGGACCCGATCTGCGCCATGATGGTGAGCAGCGCCGCCTGCCGGCAGTAGACACTCTTGCCGGCCATGTTGGGGCCAGTGACGATGAGGATGGCCCGCTGGTCGACGTCCATTTCCAGGTCGTTGGGCACAAACGCTCCGGCCGGCAGTGCCGCCTCCACCACGGGATGACGCCCGGCGCGGACCCGCAGCACCGGGGCGGTGGTCAACACCGGCCGCGTGTAGCCCCGCACCGCCGCCACCTCCGCCAGGGCGGCCAGGACGTCCCACTCCGCCAGCGCGGCAGCGGTGCGCTGAATGGCCGGGGCGTGGGCGGCAACCTCCTGGCGCACCTCCGCCACCAGGCGGGCCTCCACCTCGGCCATGCGCCCCTCCGCCCCCAGGATCTGGGCCTCCCGCTCTTTCATCTCCGCGGTGATGAACCGCTCGGCGGCGGTCAGAGTCTGCTTGCGGACGTAGTCGGGTGGCACCAGGCGCAGGTTGGGCTTGCTCACCTCGATGTAGTAGCCGAAGACCTTGTTGTAGCCAACCCGCAAGGACTTGATCCCCGTGCGCGCCCGCTCCACCGCCTCCAGGTCGGCGATCCAGCGCTTCCCCTCCCGCGCCGCGCGGCGCAGGCTGTCCAGGTCGGCGTCGTACCCGTCACGGATGACGCCGCCCTGGCGGGACGCCGGGGGGTCATCAACAATGGCCCGGGCGACTAGAGCGGCCGCGGCGGCGTGATCCTCCACCTCTCCGGCCAGATGGCGGAGCCGCGGCGCGGTCGCCTCAGCCAGCGTGGCCCGCAGCGCAGGGAGGCGCTCCAGGGAGAGCCGCAGGGTAACTAGGTCCCGCGGACCGGCAGAGCCGTGGCCGATCCGTCCCACCAGACGCGGCAGGTCAGCGATGGCCTTCAGCGCGTCGCGCACGGCGGACCGCAGCGCTGGCTGCTGCAGCAGCTCCTGGACCGCGTCCAGCCGCGCACCGATGGCGGCCTCCTCCCGCAGTGGCTGTGTCAGCCAGCTCCGCAGCAGCCGCCCGCCCATGGTGGTGACCGTGCGGTCCAGCACCTCCAGCAGGGTGTGGCGCACTCCACCGTCGCGCTGGTTGCGCAGGATCTCCAGGTGCCGCCGGGTCCCCTCGTCCAGCACCAGGTAGTCGTCGAGCGTGTAGGTGCGCAGGCCGCGCAGGTGCTCCAGGGGACTGAGCTGCGTCTGCTGCAGGTAGTGCAGCAGGACGCCGGCAGCGGTGGTGGCCGCCGGGAGGGTGGCGCAGCCGAACCCCTCCAGGCTGTGCACGCGGAAGTGCTCCTGCAGGATGCGGCCTGCGGTGGCCGGATCCCAGCGCCACTCCTCCAGCGGGGTGAGGTGCGCTGGGGCCAGGGTGGTACGCAGCGCCTCGGCTGCCCCGGCGGAGACCAGGATCTCCCGTGGCTCCAGCCGCGCGATCTCCTCGCGCAGGCGAGGCCACTGCGCGGAAGGGACCTCGGTCACCAGGAATTCGCCGGTGGAGAGGTCGGCCGCAGCCAGACCCCAGCGCTCGCCGTGGCCAGCGAGCGCGGCCAGGTAGATGCTGGCCCGGGGCGGGAGGAGGCTCTCGTCCATCACCGTGCCCGGAGTGATGATCCGGGTCACCTCGCGGCGGACCAGTCCCTTCGCCCGCCGGGGGTCTTCCACCTGGTCGCACAGGGCCACCCGGTAGCCTCGCTCCACCAGACGGGCCACGTAGCCCATGGCTGCATGGTAGGGAACGCCGCACATGGGGATGCGCCTCCCCTTCCCCACCTCCCGCGAGGTGAGGACGATCTCCAGCTCTCGCGCCGCGGTCTTGGCGTCGTCGTAGAAGAGCTCGTAGAAGTCGCCCAGGCGGAACAGCAGCAGCGTCCCCGGCAGGCGAGCCTTCAACTGGTGGTACTGGCGCATCATGGGGGTGAGATCGTGCAGGCTCATTGCCACATATCAAACCTCGCCGGCTGCCCGGTCTCTTCGTATCACCGCAGGGGGAATCCTGCCCGGAATTGGGCATATAGCCCACGGAGCGCCCCCGGACGCTCCACAGATCCTGCCTCGAGGTGTCACCATGCGCATGACGCTTGCCCTCCTCCTGCTTGCCCTCTCGCTTCCCGTCTCCGCAGCTCCCTCCTCCGCTCCTGATCCCACCCTGGCCGCACTGGCCGCTCTGAGCGGCCCGGCGTTCGACCTCGCCTACATGCGGGCCCTCATCCCCGTGCACGAGGAGGCGGTGGAGATGGCGCTGGCGGCCACCCTGAACGCCGACCACGCCGAGCTCCTCAAGTGGAACCAGCGCGTGGTCGAGCGAAAGAACACCCAGGTACGGCAGATGCTGGTATGGCTGCGCGAGGCCGGCGCCTCGCCGGGACAGCGCTATGCCGGGGTGGCTACCTCTGCAGTGAAGAAGCTGCGCGGCCTCAAGGGTGCGGCCCTGGAGCGGTCGTACATCCCCATGATGGCCGGGCAGCTGGAACGCAGCGTCGCCCTCTCCCGCCTGGCCGCGGCGAAGGGGCACCGCCCGGAGCTCCGGGCCATGGCCGGAGAGATCGCCCGCGTGGAAGCCCAGGAGGTGACCATGCTGCGCGGCTGGCTGCGGAAGTGGTACCCGGGCTAGGGCACCCCGAGAACGCATAGGCCGGGACCACCCGGCAGGGAAAGCCGGCCCCTTCCCTGGAACCTCCAGAGGGAGCCTCCTTGCGCCGTGGCCGGGTCTGTACGGCCTACGCGCCGGGCGGAACCCCGGACCGGCGGTCTGCGTACTTTATAGCGGCTGGACTGCTCGCGTGCGACGGACCGACAAAGGAGGGATGCT from Armatimonadota bacterium includes the following:
- the mutS gene encoding DNA mismatch repair protein MutS: MHDLTPMMRQYHQLKARLPGTLLLFRLGDFYELFYDDAKTAARELEIVLTSREVGKGRRIPMCGVPYHAAMGYVARLVERGYRVALCDQVEDPRRAKGLVRREVTRIITPGTVMDESLLPPRASIYLAALAGHGERWGLAAADLSTGEFLVTEVPSAQWPRLREEIARLEPREILVSAGAAEALRTTLAPAHLTPLEEWRWDPATAGRILQEHFRVHSLEGFGCATLPAATTAAGVLLHYLQQTQLSPLEHLRGLRTYTLDDYLVLDEGTRRHLEILRNQRDGGVRHTLLEVLDRTVTTMGGRLLRSWLTQPLREEAAIGARLDAVQELLQQPALRSAVRDALKAIADLPRLVGRIGHGSAGPRDLVTLRLSLERLPALRATLAEATAPRLRHLAGEVEDHAAAAALVARAIVDDPPASRQGGVIRDGYDADLDSLRRAAREGKRWIADLEAVERARTGIKSLRVGYNKVFGYYIEVSKPNLRLVPPDYVRKQTLTAAERFITAEMKEREAQILGAEGRMAEVEARLVAEVRQEVAAHAPAIQRTAAALAEWDVLAALAEVAAVRGYTRPVLTTAPVLRVRAGRHPVVEAALPAGAFVPNDLEMDVDQRAILIVTGPNMAGKSVYCRQAALLTIMAQIGSFVPAEEAVVGITDRIFTRVGATDDTALGRSTFLVEMQETAQILHNATRASLVILDEVGRGTSTYDGMSIAWAVVQYLHDQIGARTLFATHFHELTELAALLPRVHNVNVLVREEGEEVVFLHRVVAGAADRSYGIHVARLAGIPPPVIEQARRVLAHLEAAVGPGAEGVAAPLPGRARGARQIPLPLEVPSPVEQELLALAVETLTPLEALNRLSELRERVRAARGGPQRLREKRLQ
- the mutL gene encoding DNA mismatch repair endonuclease MutL; this encodes MSRIRVLDRAVAERIAAGEVVERPAAVVKELVENSLDAGARVVTVEVEGAGLRLIRVSDDGCGMDPQDAPLAVQRFATSKIAHVADLERVATYGFRGEALPSIAAVSRLELVTRPPTADLGTRVVVVGGRPPVVSAAGTAPGTVVTVTELFANTPARRKFLKSPGREFALIADAVQRLALAAPAVTFRLRHDGREILVYPAATQQERLAQVLGRDLAAAMLPLRGGGGEMAVGGWVVRPERARPGRQVDYLYVGCRPVHSRMLSRAIVQGYAELMPAGRFPTAVVFLWLDPSLVDVNVHPRKLEVRFNDEHRIFAAVVRAVREALRQPQGLRATPAVRAAPSGLPPAVVGEAWSNAGPGSPPRAVSPGAGTRAVAEMQPLYPQPAGRLPPLRPVGQMLATYLLAEASDGLVLVDQHAAHERVLYERLLREASAGSAAQLLAVPVPVDLTAAEMAVLDEFLPAAAALGFLLEPFGETTILVRGTPAALTRGAPEDLVRRALGAMVDLRRGDEVLRHLAIATACHTAVRAGDPMTPEEMEALLRDLAATEDPFTCFHGRPTMVWVSRQTLEHWFLRR
- a CDS encoding DUF305 domain-containing protein translates to MRMTLALLLLALSLPVSAAPSSAPDPTLAALAALSGPAFDLAYMRALIPVHEEAVEMALAATLNADHAELLKWNQRVVERKNTQVRQMLVWLREAGASPGQRYAGVATSAVKKLRGLKGAALERSYIPMMAGQLERSVALSRLAAAKGHRPELRAMAGEIARVEAQEVTMLRGWLRKWYPG